A genomic region of Bombus fervidus isolate BK054 chromosome 17, iyBomFerv1, whole genome shotgun sequence contains the following coding sequences:
- the Rsfs312 gene encoding ribosomal silencing factor RsfS-like protein, 312: MRTVLTSLLRTKIQFYKYLKPRTNNVVTYSQLRQITMFPNNNQKQLNNDENIENESHNLVGSLSTTHKVFEDENAEIIFDVSEKQEMINLEDLRIEEEPHDPYEGINLKRGVNCVFEIEDLISLLQKSNAKNIFVTSVPSELQYVDYVVIVTGKSKKHMQSLANFVRKVYKLKKDKTDFLPKIEGEDSKDWLALDLGNIVLHIFSSSARSLYDLETLWSVGPDYDDKSRSSTDKDIMEQYNTFLSDLEPIENNDDDKKNEMYRQ, encoded by the exons ATGCGAACTGTATTAACAAGTCTTTTACGaacaaaaatacaattttataaatatttaaaacccCGTACAAATAATGTAGTAACATATTCTCAATTAAGACAAATTACAATGTTTCCAAATAACAATCAAAAACAACTTAATAacgatgaaaatattgaaaacgaATCACATAACCTAGTCGGTTCGCTTAGTACCACTCATAAAGTTTTTGAAGATGAAAAtgcagaaattatttttgatgTCAGTGAAAAACaagaaatgattaatttagAAGATTTAAGAATTGAGGAAGAACCTCACGATCCTTATGaaggaataaatttaaaac GTGGCGTAAACTGTGTGTTTGAAATAGAAGATCTTATatcattattacaaaaaaGTAATGCCAAAAATATCTTTGTTACTTCTGTACCCTCTGAATTACAATATGTTGATTACGTAGTTATAGTAACAGGTAAATCAAAGAAGCATATGCAGTCACTTGCTAAttttgtccggaaagtgtataaattaaagaagGACAAAACAGATTTCTTGCCAAAAATTGAAGGAGAAGATTCAAAAGATTGGCTTGCTTTAGATTTAg GAAATATCGtattgcatattttttcaAGTTCTGCTAGATCATTATATGATTTAGAAACATTGTGGTCAGTTGGACCTGATTATGACGATAAAAGTAGAAGTTCTACTGACAAAGACATTATGgaacaatataatacatttttatctgaTTTAGAACCAATTGAGAATAATGATGATgataaaaagaatgaaatgtatagacaataa
- the LOC139996189 gene encoding uncharacterized protein: MTNNLDSVCEKRSTRFLQIPLKSTEQIYLIFLIPTLISCFVYIIHFSADLVVAIQHFKENNLVWGCCTICFMYAPAIAYFMLTVSRPDWWMSNDDKLTKGMFCWFCLQLCQLIGFVFFSLYRYAGLIVLSIEAIILSGKERTETLNIAAAPAAIELYFFLQAWFQAVPQALFQTHLLFREPSFHQTHQSAVVKVLSITISIVILAIQTTSFQRFESQRINGRKLPWAMWLKKYCIQELCDFEEGTPLKLCDKKENNPIDNSLEQPESVKVQHEDKEQCDSHISLDRQVSVTPPLPPKNVYITPPPTPLRGITTVTPLPIPDVPAPPRPDSICIVPKNAESEQLFTKVVSIAERKNNTIQDLKVPQRRYSTKGLEEDDPVGKFLSFLWWFFFILARILTIAIFYEFYPLYLSIVLGIHYGIMLIYLFYYTQYYDIITFFLNLWLGLVYIVSLIEYRIKFKYADKWVLPYYIFVLVQNTFLTLSWYFYADWDGFWYSYIFFVILGSMTLCVLSTIIYCALLKPKKRRIYTS; the protein is encoded by the exons ATGACAAACAATTTAGATTCAGTTTGTGAAAAAAGGTCCACCCGTTTCTTGCAAATTCCTTTAAAGTCAACTGaacagatttatttaattttcttaattccaACATTAATCAgctgttttgtatatataattcatttttctgcTGATTTAGTAGTTGCTATACaacatttcaaagaaaataacTTAGTATGGGGTTGTTGTACTATTTGTTTTATGTATGCACCAGCAATTGCATACTTTATGTTAACTGTTTCAAGACCAGATTGGTGGATGTCAAATGATGATAAATTAACAAAGGGAATGTTTTGTTGGTTCTGTCTCCAACTTTGTCAACTGATAggctttgtttttttttctctttatag gTATGCAGGTCTTATAGTACTATCTATTGAAGCTATTATTTTAAGTGGAAAAGAGAGAACTGAGACTTTAAACATAGCAGCTGCTCCTGCAgctatagaattatatttctttttacaagcATGGTTTCAAGCAGTTCCTCAAGCTCTCTTTCAAACACATTTACTCTTTCGTGAACCATCATTTCATCAGACTCATCAATCTG CAGTTGTAAAGGTGCTTTCTATTACTATATCCATTGTAATACTTGCCATTCAGACTACCTCATTTCAAAGATTTGAAAGTCAACGTATTAATGGTAGAAAACTACCATGGGCAATGTGGTTAAAGAAATATTGCATTCAG gaACTTTGTGATTTTGAAGAAGGCACACCTTTAAAATTAtgcgataaaaaagaaaataacccTATAGATAATTCCTTAGAACAACCAGAATCTGTAAAAGTTCAACACGAAGATAAGGAGCAATGTGATTCTCACATTTCTTTAGATCGTCAAGTGTCTGTGACACCTCCTTTACCacctaaaaatgtatatattacacCACCTCCAACTCCTTTACGTGGAATTACTACAGTTACACCTTTACCTATACCAGATGTACCAGCTCCACCAAGACCAGATTCAATATGTATAGTTCCAAAAAATGCAGAATCTGAGCAATTATTTACTAAGGTAGTATCTATTgcagaaagaaagaacaatACCATACAAGATTTAAAAGTTCCACAACGAAGATATTCAACAAAAGGTTTAGAAGAAGATGATCCTGTAGGAAAATTTTTGAGTTTTTTATGGTGGTTCTTCTTCATTCTAGCACGTATACTTACTATTGCCATATTCTATGAATTTTACCCACTCTACTTATCCATTGTGCTTGGTATACATTATGGTATTATgttaatatatcttttttattatacgcAATATTATgacattattacattttttcttaatttatggCTAGGATTAGTGTACATAGTTAGTTTAATtgaatatagaattaaatttaagtATGCAGATAAGTGGGTATTgccatattatatttttgtattagtGCAAAATACGTTTTTAACATTATCTTGGTATTTTTATGCAGATTGGGATGGGTTTTGgtattcttatatatttttcgtcatTCTTGGAAGTATGACACTATGCGTTTTATCAACTATAATTTATTGTGCTTTGCTTAAACCAAAGAAACGTAGGATATATACCAGCTGA
- the Cdc6 gene encoding cell division cycle 6 isoform X2 — protein MTGVQMTIPFKVTKKCSFYGTKNNVMKEDFSNATARDSSHKYTPSVKKIITLSSSESDSDSDVENTKVSDNAISVKTPQRTQNSTESDDHGSTPPKQKRIDKSFPLTSPTTPSTFFDKLNLEPSPTKEEKLAPKRLFGTERYRNARKALHSSVPDTLPGRENELQKLQEFMEEHLKNETSGSLYVSGPPGTGKTACLSKLILKTEFKSKFKIIYVNCTTMKSAATIYAKIIQKLGLPPILAERKSGKYSKGVIEKYLSSNHKMLLLILDEIDQLESKKQSVLYSVFEWPSIHNSKLILVGIANALDLTDRILPRLQARCELKPELMHFSPYTKQEICNIISERLSEANVSDVFTKTAIQMLSGKVAAISGDIRRALDISRRVIELAESHKLAQVLQPTNNNEINIPKKQQSAVDQPVDLKEVITVLNDIYGGSQNIEKEESTFPLQQKLLLCSLLLILNKGRNKDVTVGKLHEVYKKVCKKRNIHAVDGSEFYSLCSLIETRGILKLTRKKAARLTKINLEWDQEELDAALQDRNMMAEIINDITCL, from the exons ATGACAGGTGTTCAAATGACAATTCCATTCAAAGTAacaaaaaaatgttcattttatggaactaaaaataatgtaatgaaAGAAGATTTTAGTAATGCAACTGCGAGAGATTCTTCTCATAAATATACACCGTCTGTGAAGAAGATTATTACTTTAAGTAGTAGTGAATCAGACTCAGACTCAGATGTAGAAAATACCAAAGTCAGTGATAATGCTATAAGTGTAAAAACTCCTCAACGTACGCAGAATTCAACTGAATCTGAtg ATCATGGTTCTACACCTCCAAAACAGAAAAGGATAGATAAATCATTTCCATTAACATCTCCAACCACACCTTCTACgttttttgataaattaaatttggaaCCTTCTCCAACTAAGGAGGAAAAACTGGCTCCTAAAAGATTATTTGGAACAGAAAGATATCGCAATGCTCGTAAAGCTTTGCACAGCTCAGTACCTGATACCTTACCTGGTAGAGAAAATGAATTACAAAAGTTACAAGAATTTATGGAAGagcatttaaaaaatgaaacatcaGGATCCTTATATGTATCAGGACCACCTGGAACTGGAAAAACTGCATGTCTTTCAAAGCTTATATTAAAGACTGAGTTCAAATcaaagtttaaaataatttatgttaattgCACAACTATGAAATCTGCTGCTACaatttatgcaaaaattaTACAGAAGTTAGGATTACCACCCATTTTAGCTGAACGAAAATCTGGAAAATACAGTAAAGgagttattgaaaaatatttaagctCTAATCATAAAATGTTGCTATTAATTTTAGATGAAATAGATCAATTAGAAAGTAAAAAGCAATCTGTTTTATATTCTGTCTTTGAATGGCCATCAATACACAATTCTAAATTGATTTTAGTTGGAATTGCTAATGCTTTAGATTTAACAGATAGGATATTGCCTAGATTACAAGCTAGATGTGAATTGAAACCAGAGTTGATGCATTTTTCACCATACACAAAAcaagaaatatgtaatataatatctgAAAGATTAAGTGAAGCAAATGTGTCTGACGTGTTTACTAAAACTGCAATACAAATGTTATCTGGAAAAGTTGCTGCTATTTCTGGTGATATTAGAAGAGCATTGGATATCAGTAGAAGAGTAATAGAACTTGCTGAATCTCATAAATTAGCACAAGTTTTACAACCTACCAATAATAATG aaataaatatacctaAAAAGCAACAATCTGCAGTAGACCAGCCAGTGGATTTAAAAGAAGTCATCACTGtattaaacgatatttatgGTGGATctcaaaatattgaaaaggaGGAAAGTACATTTCCATTACAACAAAAATTACTATTATGTTCTTTATTACTTATCCTAAACAAAGGACGAAATAAAGATGTGACAGTGGGGAAA TTGCATGAAGTGTACAAAAAAGTTTGcaagaaacgaaatattcaTGCTGTTGATGGTTCTGAATTTTATAGTCTATGTTCATTGATAGAAACTAGAGGTATTTTAAAGTTAACAAGAAAAAAAGCAGCCCGtttgacaaaaataaatttggaaTGGGATCAAGAAGAGTTAGATGCAGCTTTACAAGACAGGAATATGATGGCAGAAATTATTAACGATATAACTTGTTTATAG
- the Cdc6 gene encoding cell division cycle 6 isoform X1, which produces MTGVQMTIPFKVTKKCSFYGTKNNVMKEDFSNATARDSSHKYTPSVKKIITLSSSESDSDSDVENTKVSDNAISVKTPQRTQNSTESDEDHGSTPPKQKRIDKSFPLTSPTTPSTFFDKLNLEPSPTKEEKLAPKRLFGTERYRNARKALHSSVPDTLPGRENELQKLQEFMEEHLKNETSGSLYVSGPPGTGKTACLSKLILKTEFKSKFKIIYVNCTTMKSAATIYAKIIQKLGLPPILAERKSGKYSKGVIEKYLSSNHKMLLLILDEIDQLESKKQSVLYSVFEWPSIHNSKLILVGIANALDLTDRILPRLQARCELKPELMHFSPYTKQEICNIISERLSEANVSDVFTKTAIQMLSGKVAAISGDIRRALDISRRVIELAESHKLAQVLQPTNNNEINIPKKQQSAVDQPVDLKEVITVLNDIYGGSQNIEKEESTFPLQQKLLLCSLLLILNKGRNKDVTVGKLHEVYKKVCKKRNIHAVDGSEFYSLCSLIETRGILKLTRKKAARLTKINLEWDQEELDAALQDRNMMAEIINDITCL; this is translated from the exons ATGACAGGTGTTCAAATGACAATTCCATTCAAAGTAacaaaaaaatgttcattttatggaactaaaaataatgtaatgaaAGAAGATTTTAGTAATGCAACTGCGAGAGATTCTTCTCATAAATATACACCGTCTGTGAAGAAGATTATTACTTTAAGTAGTAGTGAATCAGACTCAGACTCAGATGTAGAAAATACCAAAGTCAGTGATAATGCTATAAGTGTAAAAACTCCTCAACGTACGCAGAATTCAACTGAATCTGAtg aaGATCATGGTTCTACACCTCCAAAACAGAAAAGGATAGATAAATCATTTCCATTAACATCTCCAACCACACCTTCTACgttttttgataaattaaatttggaaCCTTCTCCAACTAAGGAGGAAAAACTGGCTCCTAAAAGATTATTTGGAACAGAAAGATATCGCAATGCTCGTAAAGCTTTGCACAGCTCAGTACCTGATACCTTACCTGGTAGAGAAAATGAATTACAAAAGTTACAAGAATTTATGGAAGagcatttaaaaaatgaaacatcaGGATCCTTATATGTATCAGGACCACCTGGAACTGGAAAAACTGCATGTCTTTCAAAGCTTATATTAAAGACTGAGTTCAAATcaaagtttaaaataatttatgttaattgCACAACTATGAAATCTGCTGCTACaatttatgcaaaaattaTACAGAAGTTAGGATTACCACCCATTTTAGCTGAACGAAAATCTGGAAAATACAGTAAAGgagttattgaaaaatatttaagctCTAATCATAAAATGTTGCTATTAATTTTAGATGAAATAGATCAATTAGAAAGTAAAAAGCAATCTGTTTTATATTCTGTCTTTGAATGGCCATCAATACACAATTCTAAATTGATTTTAGTTGGAATTGCTAATGCTTTAGATTTAACAGATAGGATATTGCCTAGATTACAAGCTAGATGTGAATTGAAACCAGAGTTGATGCATTTTTCACCATACACAAAAcaagaaatatgtaatataatatctgAAAGATTAAGTGAAGCAAATGTGTCTGACGTGTTTACTAAAACTGCAATACAAATGTTATCTGGAAAAGTTGCTGCTATTTCTGGTGATATTAGAAGAGCATTGGATATCAGTAGAAGAGTAATAGAACTTGCTGAATCTCATAAATTAGCACAAGTTTTACAACCTACCAATAATAATG aaataaatatacctaAAAAGCAACAATCTGCAGTAGACCAGCCAGTGGATTTAAAAGAAGTCATCACTGtattaaacgatatttatgGTGGATctcaaaatattgaaaaggaGGAAAGTACATTTCCATTACAACAAAAATTACTATTATGTTCTTTATTACTTATCCTAAACAAAGGACGAAATAAAGATGTGACAGTGGGGAAA TTGCATGAAGTGTACAAAAAAGTTTGcaagaaacgaaatattcaTGCTGTTGATGGTTCTGAATTTTATAGTCTATGTTCATTGATAGAAACTAGAGGTATTTTAAAGTTAACAAGAAAAAAAGCAGCCCGtttgacaaaaataaatttggaaTGGGATCAAGAAGAGTTAGATGCAGCTTTACAAGACAGGAATATGATGGCAGAAATTATTAACGATATAACTTGTTTATAG